In Spinacia oleracea cultivar Varoflay chromosome 5, BTI_SOV_V1, whole genome shotgun sequence, a single window of DNA contains:
- the LOC110785135 gene encoding pullulanase 1, chloroplastic isoform X3 — MAVEVGSASSVSQSELQGSLNSCRAYWPSKYTFAWNVDIGNGSYYLFASKTAALKFTDAGIEGYDVKIKLDKDQGGLPANVTEKFPHIRGYSAFKAPATLDVDSLLKCQLAVAAFSADGACRNATGLQLPGVIDELYSYDGPLGAVFSENTISLYLWAPTAQAVSASIFKDPSGGEPLQTVQLIESNGVWSAVGPRTWEGCYYVYEITVYHHSTLRIEKSFAIDPYARGISADVKRTLLADLSSETLKPEGWENLADEKPHLLSPSDISLYELHIRDFSAYDLTVHPDLRGGYLAFTSQDSAGVNHLEKLSAAGLTHVHLLPSFQFAEVDDDKKKWKFVDTKRFETLPPDSEEQQAQITAIRDEDGYNWGYNPVLWGTPKGSYATDPNGPCRIIEFRKMVQALNRIGLRVVLDVVYNHLNSSGPSDDNSVLDKIVPGYYLRRDNDGAIENSTCVNDTASEHFMVERLILDDLKHWAVNYKVDGFRFDLMGHIMKHTMVKATNMLQGLSKNIDGVEGSSIYLYGEGWDFGEVANNARGVNASQLNLGGTGIGSFNDRIRDAVLGGGPFGPPLQQGYVTGLSLQPNDHDHSGKANADRMLAVAKDHIQVGMAGNLRDYILTNCDGKQVKGSEVYTYGGTPVGYAMQPIETINYVSAHDNETLFDIVSLKTPTYITVDERCRVNHLATSILALSQGIPFFHAGDELLRSKSLDRDSYNSGDWFNRLDFSYNSNNWGVGLPPKDHNESNWPLIKKRLANPSYKPDKNHIIAAVENFTNLLQIRYSSPLFRLRSAKDIEDRVRFHNNVPSWIPGLIAMSIEDGHAGAPGLSQIDPKFQYIVVIINVQPTETKFVNPDLRAKSLQLHPVQSTSGDTVVKESKYEPSTGCFTIPPKSTAVFVEPRHV, encoded by the exons ATGGCTGTCGAAGTTGGTTCTGCTTCTTCTGTTTCTCAG AGTGAATTGCAAGGAAGTTTGAATAGTTGTAGAGCGTATTGGCCTAGCAAGTATACATTTGCCTGGAATGTTGATATTGGTAATGGTTCATATTACTTATTTGCAAGTAAAACTGCTGCCCTAAAGTTTACAGATGCTGGGATAGAAG GATACGACGTGAAAATCAAGCTTGACAAGGACCAAGGGGGATTGCCAGCAAAT GTCACTGAAAAATTTCCTCATATTAGAGGTTACTCGGCCTTTAAAGCTCCAGCCACACTGGATGTTGATAGTCTGCTGAAGTGTCAACTTGCAGTTGCTGCTTTCAGTG CTGACGGGGCTTGCAGAAATGCTACTGGTTTGCAGTTGCCTGGCGTTATTGATGAGTTGTATTCATATGATGGCCCTCTGGGTGCTGTTTTCTCAGAAAACACCATATCACTGTACCTATGGGCTCCTACTGCTCAA GCTGTTTCTGCCAGCATATTTAAGGATCCATCAGGTGGTGAACCATTACAAACCGTCCAGCTTATAGAGTCAAATGGTGTTTGGAGCGCTGTGGGGCCAAGAACCTGGGAGGGGTGTTATTATGTTTATGAAATCACTGTCTATCACCATAGCACCTTGAGAATTGAAAAAAGCTTTGCTATTGATCCATATGCCAGAGG GATTTCAGCTGATGTAAAGCGAACATTATTGGCTGACTTAAGCTCTGAAACTCTAAAGCCTGAAGGATGGGAAAATCTTGCTGATGAAAAACCTCATCTTCTTTCTCCATCTGACATCAGTCTCTATGAGCTGCATATAAGAGATTTCAG TGCTTATGACCTCACTGTGCACCCTGACCTTCGTGGTGGATATCTTGCTTTCACTTCACAg GACTCAGCTGGTGTTAATCATTTGGAAAAGTTATCTGCTGCTGGTCTTACTCACGTTCATCTGCTGCCAAGCTTCCAGTTTGCTGAAGTTGATGATGACAAAAAGAAGTGGAAATTTGTTG ATACTAAGAGGTTTGAAACACTACCACCTGATTCAGAAGAGCAACAAGCTCAAATAACTGCCATCCGAGATGAAGATGGATATAACTGGGG GTATAATCCTGTTTTGTGGGGAACTCCTAAGGGAAGCTATGCAACAGATCCAAATGGTCCATGCCGTATAATTGAGTTCAGAAAGATGGTCCAG GCGCTAAATCGTATTGGTCTTCGCGTAGTTTTGGATGTTGTTTATAACCATTTAAATAGCAGTGGGCCCTCCGATGATAATTCTGTCCTGGACAAG ATTGTTCCAGGTTACTACTTAAGAAGAGATAATGATGGTGCTATTGAAAATAGCACATGTGTGAATGACACAGCTAGCGAGCATTTTATGGTTGAACGCCTGATTTTGGATGATCTAAAACATTGGGCGGTGAATTATAAG GTTGATGGTTTCAGATTTGATCTTATGGGCCACATAATGAAACATACGATG GTGAAAGCGACAAATATGCTCCAAGGCCTGTCAAAAAACATAGATGGTGTAGAGggttcaagcatttattt ATATGGTGAAGGATGGGACTTTGGCGAGGTGGCAAATAATGCACGTGGAGTAAATGCATCTCAACTGAATCTTGGAGGAACAGGAATTGGAAG TTTTAATGATCGGATTCGAGATGCAGTGCTTGGTGGGGGGCCTTTTGGTCCCCCTCTTCAGCAAGGTTACGTGACTGGTTTATCTTTACAG CCTAATGATCATGACCATAGCGGTAAAGCCAATGCAGACCGTATGCTTGCTGTGGCAAAAGATCATATCCAG GTTGGGATGGCTGGAAACTTGAGAGACTACATTCTGACAAACTGTGATGGAAAACAG GTAAAAGGCTCAGAAGTTTATACCTATGGGGGAACGCCGGTTGGGTATGCTATGCAGCCGATAGAAACT ATCAACTATGTCTCAGCTCATGACAACGAAACTCTTTTCGATATTGTCAGTTTGAAG ACTCCTACCTACATTACGGTGGATGAGAGATGTAGGGTAAATCATTTAGCTACGAGTATTCTAGCACTTTCCCAG GGAATACCCTTTTTCCATGCTGGTGATGAGTTGCTACGTTCAAAGTCCCTTGACCGTGATTCTTATAACTCTGGTGATTGGTTTAACAG ATTAGACTTCAGCTATAACTCCAACAATTGGGGTGTTGGTCTCCCTCCCAAGGATCACAATGAGAGCAATTGGCCATT AATCAAGAAAAGATTGGCAAACCCGTCCTACAAGCCTGACAAGAATCACATTATTGCTGCTGTTGAAAATTTCACCAATTTGTTGCAAATTAGATACTCTTCTCCACTATTCCGTTTAAGAAGTGCAAAGGATATTGAG GATCGAGTACGATTCCACAATAATGTTCCATCTTGGATTCCTGGGCTTATAGCTATGAGCATTGAAGATGGTCATGCGGGAGCCCCTGGCTTGTCACAGATAGATCCCAA GTTCCAGTACATTGTTGTAATAATCAATGTTCAGCCTACTGAAACCAAATTTGTTAACCCAGATCTGCGAGCTAAATCCCTACAGCTGCATCCAGTACAG TCAACATCAGGGGACACGGTTGTTAAGGAATCAAAGTATGAGCCTTCTACTGGATGCTTTACTATACCTCCTAAATCAACTGCAGTGTTCGTTGAGCCACGGCATGTTTAA
- the LOC110785135 gene encoding pullulanase 1, chloroplastic isoform X1: MSSLYNPIALASSFHHHYPNLRFLPFNFNFITKLPVSNSFAIGSSSRSFHSSPLKKDSSCFCCSMAVEVGSASSVSQSELQGSLNSCRAYWPSKYTFAWNVDIGNGSYYLFASKTAALKFTDAGIEGYDVKIKLDKDQGGLPANVTEKFPHIRGYSAFKAPATLDVDSLLKCQLAVAAFSADGACRNATGLQLPGVIDELYSYDGPLGAVFSENTISLYLWAPTAQAVSASIFKDPSGGEPLQTVQLIESNGVWSAVGPRTWEGCYYVYEITVYHHSTLRIEKSFAIDPYARGISADVKRTLLADLSSETLKPEGWENLADEKPHLLSPSDISLYELHIRDFSAYDLTVHPDLRGGYLAFTSQDSAGVNHLEKLSAAGLTHVHLLPSFQFAEVDDDKKKWKFVDTKRFETLPPDSEEQQAQITAIRDEDGYNWGYNPVLWGTPKGSYATDPNGPCRIIEFRKMVQALNRIGLRVVLDVVYNHLNSSGPSDDNSVLDKIVPGYYLRRDNDGAIENSTCVNDTASEHFMVERLILDDLKHWAVNYKVDGFRFDLMGHIMKHTMVKATNMLQGLSKNIDGVEGSSIYLYGEGWDFGEVANNARGVNASQLNLGGTGIGSFNDRIRDAVLGGGPFGPPLQQGYVTGLSLQPNDHDHSGKANADRMLAVAKDHIQVGMAGNLRDYILTNCDGKQVKGSEVYTYGGTPVGYAMQPIETINYVSAHDNETLFDIVSLKTPTYITVDERCRVNHLATSILALSQGIPFFHAGDELLRSKSLDRDSYNSGDWFNRLDFSYNSNNWGVGLPPKDHNESNWPLIKKRLANPSYKPDKNHIIAAVENFTNLLQIRYSSPLFRLRSAKDIEDRVRFHNNVPSWIPGLIAMSIEDGHAGAPGLSQIDPKFQYIVVIINVQPTETKFVNPDLRAKSLQLHPVQSTSGDTVVKESKYEPSTGCFTIPPKSTAVFVEPRHV, from the exons ATGTCTTCACTATATAACCCCATTGCTCTTGCTTCTAGTTTCCATCACCATTATCCTAATCTTCGTTTTCTAccctttaatttcaattttattACCAAATTACCCGTTTCTAATTCCTTTGCTATTGGGTCTAGTTCTAGAAGCTTCCATTCATCGCCATTGAAGAAGGATTCTTCTTGCTTTTGTTGTTCCATGGCTGTCGAAGTTGGTTCTGCTTCTTCTGTTTCTCAG AGTGAATTGCAAGGAAGTTTGAATAGTTGTAGAGCGTATTGGCCTAGCAAGTATACATTTGCCTGGAATGTTGATATTGGTAATGGTTCATATTACTTATTTGCAAGTAAAACTGCTGCCCTAAAGTTTACAGATGCTGGGATAGAAG GATACGACGTGAAAATCAAGCTTGACAAGGACCAAGGGGGATTGCCAGCAAAT GTCACTGAAAAATTTCCTCATATTAGAGGTTACTCGGCCTTTAAAGCTCCAGCCACACTGGATGTTGATAGTCTGCTGAAGTGTCAACTTGCAGTTGCTGCTTTCAGTG CTGACGGGGCTTGCAGAAATGCTACTGGTTTGCAGTTGCCTGGCGTTATTGATGAGTTGTATTCATATGATGGCCCTCTGGGTGCTGTTTTCTCAGAAAACACCATATCACTGTACCTATGGGCTCCTACTGCTCAA GCTGTTTCTGCCAGCATATTTAAGGATCCATCAGGTGGTGAACCATTACAAACCGTCCAGCTTATAGAGTCAAATGGTGTTTGGAGCGCTGTGGGGCCAAGAACCTGGGAGGGGTGTTATTATGTTTATGAAATCACTGTCTATCACCATAGCACCTTGAGAATTGAAAAAAGCTTTGCTATTGATCCATATGCCAGAGG GATTTCAGCTGATGTAAAGCGAACATTATTGGCTGACTTAAGCTCTGAAACTCTAAAGCCTGAAGGATGGGAAAATCTTGCTGATGAAAAACCTCATCTTCTTTCTCCATCTGACATCAGTCTCTATGAGCTGCATATAAGAGATTTCAG TGCTTATGACCTCACTGTGCACCCTGACCTTCGTGGTGGATATCTTGCTTTCACTTCACAg GACTCAGCTGGTGTTAATCATTTGGAAAAGTTATCTGCTGCTGGTCTTACTCACGTTCATCTGCTGCCAAGCTTCCAGTTTGCTGAAGTTGATGATGACAAAAAGAAGTGGAAATTTGTTG ATACTAAGAGGTTTGAAACACTACCACCTGATTCAGAAGAGCAACAAGCTCAAATAACTGCCATCCGAGATGAAGATGGATATAACTGGGG GTATAATCCTGTTTTGTGGGGAACTCCTAAGGGAAGCTATGCAACAGATCCAAATGGTCCATGCCGTATAATTGAGTTCAGAAAGATGGTCCAG GCGCTAAATCGTATTGGTCTTCGCGTAGTTTTGGATGTTGTTTATAACCATTTAAATAGCAGTGGGCCCTCCGATGATAATTCTGTCCTGGACAAG ATTGTTCCAGGTTACTACTTAAGAAGAGATAATGATGGTGCTATTGAAAATAGCACATGTGTGAATGACACAGCTAGCGAGCATTTTATGGTTGAACGCCTGATTTTGGATGATCTAAAACATTGGGCGGTGAATTATAAG GTTGATGGTTTCAGATTTGATCTTATGGGCCACATAATGAAACATACGATG GTGAAAGCGACAAATATGCTCCAAGGCCTGTCAAAAAACATAGATGGTGTAGAGggttcaagcatttattt ATATGGTGAAGGATGGGACTTTGGCGAGGTGGCAAATAATGCACGTGGAGTAAATGCATCTCAACTGAATCTTGGAGGAACAGGAATTGGAAG TTTTAATGATCGGATTCGAGATGCAGTGCTTGGTGGGGGGCCTTTTGGTCCCCCTCTTCAGCAAGGTTACGTGACTGGTTTATCTTTACAG CCTAATGATCATGACCATAGCGGTAAAGCCAATGCAGACCGTATGCTTGCTGTGGCAAAAGATCATATCCAG GTTGGGATGGCTGGAAACTTGAGAGACTACATTCTGACAAACTGTGATGGAAAACAG GTAAAAGGCTCAGAAGTTTATACCTATGGGGGAACGCCGGTTGGGTATGCTATGCAGCCGATAGAAACT ATCAACTATGTCTCAGCTCATGACAACGAAACTCTTTTCGATATTGTCAGTTTGAAG ACTCCTACCTACATTACGGTGGATGAGAGATGTAGGGTAAATCATTTAGCTACGAGTATTCTAGCACTTTCCCAG GGAATACCCTTTTTCCATGCTGGTGATGAGTTGCTACGTTCAAAGTCCCTTGACCGTGATTCTTATAACTCTGGTGATTGGTTTAACAG ATTAGACTTCAGCTATAACTCCAACAATTGGGGTGTTGGTCTCCCTCCCAAGGATCACAATGAGAGCAATTGGCCATT AATCAAGAAAAGATTGGCAAACCCGTCCTACAAGCCTGACAAGAATCACATTATTGCTGCTGTTGAAAATTTCACCAATTTGTTGCAAATTAGATACTCTTCTCCACTATTCCGTTTAAGAAGTGCAAAGGATATTGAG GATCGAGTACGATTCCACAATAATGTTCCATCTTGGATTCCTGGGCTTATAGCTATGAGCATTGAAGATGGTCATGCGGGAGCCCCTGGCTTGTCACAGATAGATCCCAA GTTCCAGTACATTGTTGTAATAATCAATGTTCAGCCTACTGAAACCAAATTTGTTAACCCAGATCTGCGAGCTAAATCCCTACAGCTGCATCCAGTACAG TCAACATCAGGGGACACGGTTGTTAAGGAATCAAAGTATGAGCCTTCTACTGGATGCTTTACTATACCTCCTAAATCAACTGCAGTGTTCGTTGAGCCACGGCATGTTTAA
- the LOC110785135 gene encoding pullulanase 1, chloroplastic isoform X2: protein MSSLYNPIALASSFHHHYPNLRFLPFNFNFITKLPVSNSFAIGSSSRSFHSSPLKKDSSCFCCSMAVEVGSASSVSQSELQGSLNSCRAYWPSKYTFAWNVDIGNGSYYLFASKTAALKFTDAGIEGYDVKIKLDKDQGGLPANVTEKFPHIRGYSAFKAPATLDVDSLLKCQLAVAAFSADGACRNATGLQLPGVIDELYSYDGPLGAVFSENTISLYLWAPTAQAVSASIFKDPSGGEPLQTVQLIESNGVWSAVGPRTWEGCYYVYEITVYHHSTLRIEKSFAIDPYARGISADVKRTLLADLSSETLKPEGWENLADEKPHLLSPSDISLYELHIRDFSAYDLTVHPDLRGGYLAFTSQDSAGVNHLEKLSAAGLTHVHLLPSFQFAEVDDDKKKWKFVDTKRFETLPPDSEEQQAQITAIRDEDGYNWGYNPVLWGTPKGSYATDPNGPCRIIEFRKMVQALNRIGLRVVLDVVYNHLNSSGPSDDNSVLDKIVPGYYLRRDNDGAIENSTCVNDTASEHFMVERLILDDLKHWAVNYKVDGFRFDLMGHIMKHTMVKATNMLQGLSKNIDGVEGSSIYLYGEGWDFGEVANNARGVNASQLNLGGTGIGSFNDRIRDAVLGGGPFGPPLQQGYVTGLSLQPNDHDHSGKANADRMLAVAKDHIQVGMAGNLRDYILTNCDGKQINYVSAHDNETLFDIVSLKTPTYITVDERCRVNHLATSILALSQGIPFFHAGDELLRSKSLDRDSYNSGDWFNRLDFSYNSNNWGVGLPPKDHNESNWPLIKKRLANPSYKPDKNHIIAAVENFTNLLQIRYSSPLFRLRSAKDIEDRVRFHNNVPSWIPGLIAMSIEDGHAGAPGLSQIDPKFQYIVVIINVQPTETKFVNPDLRAKSLQLHPVQSTSGDTVVKESKYEPSTGCFTIPPKSTAVFVEPRHV, encoded by the exons ATGTCTTCACTATATAACCCCATTGCTCTTGCTTCTAGTTTCCATCACCATTATCCTAATCTTCGTTTTCTAccctttaatttcaattttattACCAAATTACCCGTTTCTAATTCCTTTGCTATTGGGTCTAGTTCTAGAAGCTTCCATTCATCGCCATTGAAGAAGGATTCTTCTTGCTTTTGTTGTTCCATGGCTGTCGAAGTTGGTTCTGCTTCTTCTGTTTCTCAG AGTGAATTGCAAGGAAGTTTGAATAGTTGTAGAGCGTATTGGCCTAGCAAGTATACATTTGCCTGGAATGTTGATATTGGTAATGGTTCATATTACTTATTTGCAAGTAAAACTGCTGCCCTAAAGTTTACAGATGCTGGGATAGAAG GATACGACGTGAAAATCAAGCTTGACAAGGACCAAGGGGGATTGCCAGCAAAT GTCACTGAAAAATTTCCTCATATTAGAGGTTACTCGGCCTTTAAAGCTCCAGCCACACTGGATGTTGATAGTCTGCTGAAGTGTCAACTTGCAGTTGCTGCTTTCAGTG CTGACGGGGCTTGCAGAAATGCTACTGGTTTGCAGTTGCCTGGCGTTATTGATGAGTTGTATTCATATGATGGCCCTCTGGGTGCTGTTTTCTCAGAAAACACCATATCACTGTACCTATGGGCTCCTACTGCTCAA GCTGTTTCTGCCAGCATATTTAAGGATCCATCAGGTGGTGAACCATTACAAACCGTCCAGCTTATAGAGTCAAATGGTGTTTGGAGCGCTGTGGGGCCAAGAACCTGGGAGGGGTGTTATTATGTTTATGAAATCACTGTCTATCACCATAGCACCTTGAGAATTGAAAAAAGCTTTGCTATTGATCCATATGCCAGAGG GATTTCAGCTGATGTAAAGCGAACATTATTGGCTGACTTAAGCTCTGAAACTCTAAAGCCTGAAGGATGGGAAAATCTTGCTGATGAAAAACCTCATCTTCTTTCTCCATCTGACATCAGTCTCTATGAGCTGCATATAAGAGATTTCAG TGCTTATGACCTCACTGTGCACCCTGACCTTCGTGGTGGATATCTTGCTTTCACTTCACAg GACTCAGCTGGTGTTAATCATTTGGAAAAGTTATCTGCTGCTGGTCTTACTCACGTTCATCTGCTGCCAAGCTTCCAGTTTGCTGAAGTTGATGATGACAAAAAGAAGTGGAAATTTGTTG ATACTAAGAGGTTTGAAACACTACCACCTGATTCAGAAGAGCAACAAGCTCAAATAACTGCCATCCGAGATGAAGATGGATATAACTGGGG GTATAATCCTGTTTTGTGGGGAACTCCTAAGGGAAGCTATGCAACAGATCCAAATGGTCCATGCCGTATAATTGAGTTCAGAAAGATGGTCCAG GCGCTAAATCGTATTGGTCTTCGCGTAGTTTTGGATGTTGTTTATAACCATTTAAATAGCAGTGGGCCCTCCGATGATAATTCTGTCCTGGACAAG ATTGTTCCAGGTTACTACTTAAGAAGAGATAATGATGGTGCTATTGAAAATAGCACATGTGTGAATGACACAGCTAGCGAGCATTTTATGGTTGAACGCCTGATTTTGGATGATCTAAAACATTGGGCGGTGAATTATAAG GTTGATGGTTTCAGATTTGATCTTATGGGCCACATAATGAAACATACGATG GTGAAAGCGACAAATATGCTCCAAGGCCTGTCAAAAAACATAGATGGTGTAGAGggttcaagcatttattt ATATGGTGAAGGATGGGACTTTGGCGAGGTGGCAAATAATGCACGTGGAGTAAATGCATCTCAACTGAATCTTGGAGGAACAGGAATTGGAAG TTTTAATGATCGGATTCGAGATGCAGTGCTTGGTGGGGGGCCTTTTGGTCCCCCTCTTCAGCAAGGTTACGTGACTGGTTTATCTTTACAG CCTAATGATCATGACCATAGCGGTAAAGCCAATGCAGACCGTATGCTTGCTGTGGCAAAAGATCATATCCAG GTTGGGATGGCTGGAAACTTGAGAGACTACATTCTGACAAACTGTGATGGAAAACAG ATCAACTATGTCTCAGCTCATGACAACGAAACTCTTTTCGATATTGTCAGTTTGAAG ACTCCTACCTACATTACGGTGGATGAGAGATGTAGGGTAAATCATTTAGCTACGAGTATTCTAGCACTTTCCCAG GGAATACCCTTTTTCCATGCTGGTGATGAGTTGCTACGTTCAAAGTCCCTTGACCGTGATTCTTATAACTCTGGTGATTGGTTTAACAG ATTAGACTTCAGCTATAACTCCAACAATTGGGGTGTTGGTCTCCCTCCCAAGGATCACAATGAGAGCAATTGGCCATT AATCAAGAAAAGATTGGCAAACCCGTCCTACAAGCCTGACAAGAATCACATTATTGCTGCTGTTGAAAATTTCACCAATTTGTTGCAAATTAGATACTCTTCTCCACTATTCCGTTTAAGAAGTGCAAAGGATATTGAG GATCGAGTACGATTCCACAATAATGTTCCATCTTGGATTCCTGGGCTTATAGCTATGAGCATTGAAGATGGTCATGCGGGAGCCCCTGGCTTGTCACAGATAGATCCCAA GTTCCAGTACATTGTTGTAATAATCAATGTTCAGCCTACTGAAACCAAATTTGTTAACCCAGATCTGCGAGCTAAATCCCTACAGCTGCATCCAGTACAG TCAACATCAGGGGACACGGTTGTTAAGGAATCAAAGTATGAGCCTTCTACTGGATGCTTTACTATACCTCCTAAATCAACTGCAGTGTTCGTTGAGCCACGGCATGTTTAA